One genomic region from Pan troglodytes isolate AG18354 chromosome 14, NHGRI_mPanTro3-v2.0_pri, whole genome shotgun sequence encodes:
- the N4BP2L2 gene encoding NEDD4-binding protein 2-like 2 isoform X9, whose protein sequence is MLDRYEYQMSISIVMNSVEPSHKSTQRPPPPQGRQRERVLKKTGHRLSKTKQKRNRKRNKKQNSQNRIMEENSLEFLSDLTPGDQDPSQSEEEDIEKTRRESEYPFIDGLQNEVGDFVTGYKEKRWKNKDPKDSFQNVMSIVELDNTPKNYLSKEGDNLFVSLLLRPNEISVTCPILTQNLSCVTTDDCSGMKVEKHIRNRHTIALDTQDLSAETSCLFMKKREIVDKSLPHEPILCHQHGIRMSDKVLREEQVYTTKINHWAFFTTNLSDEDLQLGSDRQPYFGSWPAGPHKFICEQRPKKDRARKLAGPDSRGQWIQMIFTSVAASEPGNNPEILTDKLLIGNEDFSPPPETMDSFIETNLFRSCLPQPDIPKNALESTKNKKRRKKRIFNLVPNFDLLGQSHIGVKEREKCDLLTKNHGLKITLGEEKDRISERNSEEENKQQLMTFDHHPLWFYLDIIKATPLNIDGQRYSHCLSFNRLRCSASLYKNYIPSFVLHNLSSIWKPSFTNKKLFLTFESQTSVGNKLNDAGFISPEILHSHPDTSCSLGVTSHFHFLNERFDRKLKRWEEPKQLPAEDSQDLTSTDYSSLELPLSQGFAFQLVKLFGSPGVPMESLLPDDYVVPLDWKTLKMIYLQWKMSVEKRQKKIG, encoded by the exons AGAAAGAGTTTTGAAGAAAACTGGGCATAGGCTCAGCAAAACCAAACAGaagaggaacagaaaaagaaacaaaaagcagaacAGTCAGAATAGAATCATGGAGGAAAACTCATTAGAATTCTTAAGTGATCTTACACCGGGAGATCAGGACCCATCTCAGAGTGAAGAGGAAGACATTGAAAAGACCAGAAGAGAATCAGAATATCCCTTCATTGATGGTCTACAAAATGAAGTCGGAGATTTTGTGactggatataaagaaaaaaggtggaAAAATAAAGATCCTAAAGACAGTTTCCAAAACGTTATGTCTATAGTTGAATTAGACAACACACCAAAGAATTACCTCTCTAAGGAAGGTGATAACTTGTTTGTAAGTTTGTTACTGAGGCCAAATGAAATCTCCGTTACTTGTCCAATACTGACTCAAAACCTTTCCTGTGTAACAACTGATGACTGCTCTGGCATGAAGGTAGAAAAGCATATTAGAAATAGGCATACCATAGCATTAGACACCCAGGACCTTTCTGCGGAAACTTCATGCTTATTtatgaagaagagagaaatagtAGATAAAAGTCTCCCACATGAACCCATTCTGTGCCATCAACATGGAATCAGAATGTCAGATAAAGTTTTAAGAGAGGAACAAGTGTATACAACTAAAATCAATCACTGGGCTTTTTTCACAACCAATTTATCTGATGAAGATTTACAGCTGGGCTCTGACAGACAGCCCTATTTTGGTAGCTGGCCTGCAGGACCTCATAAGTTTATATGTGAACAGAGACCAAAGAAAGATAGAGCACGTAAGTTGGCTGGTCCTGACAGCAGGGGGCAATGGATTCAAATGATCTTCACTTCGGTGGCAGCATCAGAACCAGGAAACAATCCAGAAATACTGACAGACAAACTACTGATAGGAAATGAAGATTTTTCACCTCCACCTGAAACTATGGATTCATTCATAGAAACAAACCTCTTCAGAAGCTGCTTACCTCAACCGGATATACCAAAGAATGCCTTAGAatcaacaaaaaataagaaaaggaggaagaaaaggatttTCAATTTGGTACCAAATTTTGACTTATTAGGACAGAGTCATATCGGtgtaaaagaaagggagaaatgtgACCTGTTAACAAAAAACCATGGACTAAAAATTACTTTGGGAGAAGAAAAAGATAGAATTTCAGAAAGGAACAGTGAAGAGGAGAATAAACAACAACTTATGACCTTTGATCATCATCCATTGTGGTTTTACCTTGATATTATCAAAGCCACCCCTTTAAATATTGATGGACAGCGTTATTCTCATTGCCTGTCATTTAACAGACTAAGGTGCTCTGcatctttatacaaaaattatattccTTCTTTTGTGCTACATAATTTATCTAGTATTTGGAAGCCATCTTTTACAAACAAGAAACTGTTTTTGACTTTCGAATCTCAGACAAGTGTAGGTAATAAACTAAATGATGCAGGGTTTATTTCTCCAGAAATTTTACATAGTCATCCTGATACTTCGTGCTCTTTGGGAGTCACTtctcattttcactttttaaatgaaaggttTGATAGAAAGCTGAAAAGATGGGAAGAACCTAAGCAATTACCAGCTGAGGACAGCCAAGACTTAACAAGCACTGACTATAGTTCCCTTGAGCTACCATTATCACAAGGGTTTGCCTTTCAATTAGTAAAGCTTTTTGGATCTCCAGGCGTTCCAATGG aatCCTTGTTGCCTGATGACTATGTGGTTCCCCTTGACTGGAAGACACTAAAGATGATCTACTTGCAATGGAAGATGTCAGTggag